The genomic window TACTCGATGAAGGCTACCAAATCACCAATCTGCAAACTGCCGTGCTTGAGGGGATCAAGGGCAAACCAAACGATAGCCACAATCATAGCGATAATGATTTGCACAAATAGCGGTTCTGTCAAACCTGTCAATTTGAATAAACGATTCGAATTGTCCGCATAGATAGCATTTTTCTCTTCAAAACGTTTTTCTTGGAAGTCTTCACGAGCAAAGGCACGTATGACACGCAAGCCCATCAAATTCTCACGGACATACTGATTAATCTTATCCAGTGTTTTCTGTTGCTTTTCAGATAAGGGGCGAGTTTTGACCGCCACATAAATGACTACTACAGCCAGAAAAGGTACGGAAAAAGCGACGATCCAGGCTAGTGAAGGACTCGTCAAGAAAATCATGAGAATACTCGACAGCATCATCATGGGAGTGATAACACCCAACTTAAGCGTTTGTTCCGCAAACTGCATGAGGACAAAGGCATCACTGGTGATACGAGTAACTAGTGAAGACACACCAATTTGTTCATATTCGTGATGAGAATACTCCTGTAACTTAGCATAGACATCATTTCGCATTTCCTTAACCATATTGGTAGTCAGTTTACTAGCAGCATAGGCTAGAACAATCCGCCCACATGTTCCCAAGACGATTATGACCAACATGACAATAGCCCAAAAATAGAGCTTATCCTTGTCTCCTTGGTTGATTCCCTGGTCAATCATGCGGGCCAGAACAGTCGGTAGTCCAAGATTGACAATAACAAAGAAAATAGCTCCAAGGAAGTCTAAAACTAGCCATTTGGGATAACGTTTGAGATAAGACCAAATATAAAGCATAATTCTCCTTTCTTTTTCATTCAAAATGCAGAAAAGAGCGTGCTTACGCACGCCTTTTTACTAAAAAGAAGACAGGCAGTCTTAACCTCGAGAGAGGGAACTGTCTGTCTCAGATATTTGAGGCTTATTTTACAAAGTCAAGCAATGCCAAGAAGCTTTCTGGATCAAGTGATGCACCACCAACTAGAGCTCCATCAACGTCTGGACAAGCCATGTATTCAGCAACGTTTTCAGGTTTTACTGAACCACCGTATTGAACACGTACTTTATCAGCAACTTCTTGACCAAAGTCAGCTGCTACAACGTCACGAACAACTTTACACATTTTTTGTGCGTCGTCTTGTGAAGCTGATTTACCAGTACCGATAGCCCAGATTGGCTCATAAGCGATAACTGTTGCAGCTACTTGTTCTGCAGTCAATCCAGCAAGAGCAGCTGAAACTTGAGCACCTACGAATTCTGCTGCTTTACCAGCTTCGTAAGTTTCAAGGCTTTCACCACAACAGATGATTGGAAGCATACCGTTCGCAAAGATTGCTTTTGCTTTTTTGTTGATGTCTTCGTCTGTTTCGTGGAA from Streptococcus sp. oral taxon 061 includes these protein-coding regions:
- the tpiA gene encoding triose-phosphate isomerase — protein: MSRKPFIAGNWKMNKNPEEAKAFVEAVASKLPSSDLVEAGIAAPAVDLTTVLAAAKGSNLKVAAQNCYFENAGAFTGETSPQVLKEIGTDYVVIGHSERRDYFHETDEDINKKAKAIFANGMLPIICCGESLETYEAGKAAEFVGAQVSAALAGLTAEQVAATVIAYEPIWAIGTGKSASQDDAQKMCKVVRDVVAADFGQEVADKVRVQYGGSVKPENVAEYMACPDVDGALVGGASLDPESFLALLDFVK